A part of Rattus norvegicus strain BN/NHsdMcwi chromosome 4, GRCr8, whole genome shotgun sequence genomic DNA contains:
- the Akap3 gene encoding A-kinase anchor protein 3 isoform X1, with translation MADRVDWLQSQSGVCKVGVYSPGDNQHQDWKMDSSTDPVRVLSWLRKDLEKSTAGFQDSRFKPGESSFGEEVAYPGDQRKGFCVDYYNTTNKGNPGRLHFEMSHKETPPQGLIAHVGNGGSIDEVSFYANRLTNLVIAMARKEINEKIHGTENKCVHQSLYMGDDPTPHKSLSTVASELVNETVSACSKNITGDKAPGSGDRALASSQSPGLRFTSTLKIKESTKEGKCPDNKPGSKKSFFYKEVFESRNAGDAKEGGRSLPGDRKLFRCPDRPDDFSNSISQGIMTYANSVVSDMMVSIMKTLKIQVKDTTIATILLKKVLMKHAKEVVSDLIDSFMKNLHSVTGSLMTDTDFVSAVKRSFFSHGSQKATDIMDAMLGKLYNVMCAKKYPENIRKARDKSESYSLISMKSRPGDPKLSNLNFAMKSESKLKENLFSACISEKEKTCAETLGEHIIKEGLNMWHKSQQNSPGLERATKQGAVPQEVSFECPDPCEVNPLQQPQPPENFENFMCESDSWAKDLIVSALLLIQYHLAQGGRMDAQSFLEAAASTNFPTKSSPVVHDEGKVKSPPLKICEQEQTEKKDLMSVIFNFIRNLLSETIFKGSRNCESKAHEQIIKEEEINLCERPLSPCERPMSPPVPKFCEDEEATGGALSGLTKMVANQLDGCMNGQMVEHLMDSVMKLCLIIAKSCDSPLSELGDEKCGDASRPSSAFPDNLYECLPVKGTGTAEALLQNAYLAIHNELRGLSGQPPEGCEIPKVIVSNHNLADTVQNKQLQAVLQWVAASELNVPILYFAGDDEGIQEKLLQLSATAVEKGRSVGEVLQSVLRYEKERQLDEAVGNVTRLQLLDWLMANL, from the exons ATGGCGGATAGGGTTGACTGGTTACAAAGTCAAAGTGGCGTTTGCAAAGTTGGTGTCTATTCACCTGGAGACAACCAACACCAAGACTGGAAAATG GATTCATCAACAGATCCTGTCCGAGTGCTCAGCTGGCTCCGCAAAGACCTGGAGAAAAGTACAGCAGGGTTCCAGGACTCGAGGTTCAAGCCTGGAGAATCATCATTTGGGGAGGAAGTGGCTTACCCAGGAGACCAACGAAAAGGTTTCTGCGTTGATTATTACAATACCACCAACAAGGGCAATCCAGGGAGATTGCATTTTGAGATGTCTCACAAGGAGACCCCTCCCCAGGGCCTCATTGCCCATGTTGGTAATGGGGGTTCCATAGACGAAGTTTCCTTCTACGCCAACCGCCTCACAAACCTAGTGATCGCCATGGCCCGAAAAGAGATCAATGAGAAGATTCATGGTACTGAAAACAAATGTGTCCACCAGTCATTGTATATGGGGGATGATCCCACACCCCACAAAAGCTTGAGTACAGTAGCTTCTGAGCTCGTGAATGAGACAGTCAGTGCATGTTCCAAGAATATTACCGGTGACAAAGCTCCCGGCTCTGGAGACAGGGCCTTGGCGTCTTCACAGAGCCCTGGTCTAAGATTCACAAGCACTCTGAAGATCAAGGAGAGCACGAAGGAAGGCAAGTGTCCTGACAACAAGCCTGGTTCTAAGAAGTCCTTCTTCTACAAGGAAGTGTTTGAGTCTCGGAATGCAGGAGATGCCAAGGAGGGTGGGAGGTCCttacctggagatagaaaactgtTCAGGTGCCCGGACAGGCCTGACGACTTTTCCAACTCTATCAGTCAAGGGATCATGACCTATGCCAACAGTGTGGTGTCTGACATGATGGTGTCCATCATGAAGACACTGAAGATCCAGGTAAAAGACACAACCATCGCCACTATTCTGCTGAAGAAGGTGTTGATGAAGCATGCAAAAGAGGTTGTCTCCGATCTCATCGACTCCTTCATGAAGAACCTCCACAGTGTCACAGGGAGTCTCATGACTGACACAGACTTCGTCTCAGCTGTGAAGCGAAGTTTTTTTTCTCATGGAAGCCAAAAGGCTACAGATATCATGGATGCCATGCTGGGCAAGCTATACAATGTGATGTGTGCCAAGAAATATCCTGAGAACATCAGGAAAGCCAGGGACAAGTCCGAGAGTTACTCCCTTATCTCCATGAAATCACGACCTGGTGACCCAAAGCTCTCAAACTTGAACTTTGCGATGAAATCAGAatcaaaactgaaagaaaatttgttttctgCATGCatatcagagaaagagaagacatgCGCTGAAACTCTGGGTGAGCACATCATTAAGGAGGGACTGAACATGTGGCACAAGAGTCAGCAAAATTCTCCTGGCTTGGAGCGTGCCACAAAACAGGGCGCCGTTCCACAGGAGGTCTCCTTTGAGTGTCCGGATCCTTGTGAGGTAAACCCTCTTCAGCAACCTCAGCCACCAGAgaactttgaaaattttatgtGTGAATCAGACTCCTGGGCCAAGGACCTGATTGTATCTGCCCTGCTTCTGATTCAGTACCACCtggcacagggaggaaggatggatgcTCAGAGCTTCCTGGAAGCCGCCGCCAGCACCAATTTTCCCACCAAGTCCTCTCCTGTAGTTCATGATGAGGGCAAAGTTAAGTCTCCTCCCCTTAAGATATGTGAGCaggaacaaacagaaaagaaagatctgaTGAGTGTCATCTTCAATTTTATCCGGAACTTACTCAGTGAGACCATATTCAAGGGTAGCCGTAATTGTGAGTCCAAGGCTCACGAGCAGATCATTAAGGAAGAAGAGATCAACCTATGTGAAAGGCCTCTGTCTCCATGTGAAAGGCCTATGTCCCCACCTGTCCCGAAATTCTGTGAGGATGAGGAGGCCACTGGTGGTGCCTTATCTGGGCTAACCAAGATGGTCGCCAACCAGCTAGATGGCTGTATGAATGGGCAGATGGTGGAGCATCTGATGGACTCGGTGATGAAGTTATGCCTCATTATCGCCAAGTCCTGTGACTCGCCCTTGTCAGAGCTGGGAGACGAAAAGTGTGGGGATGCCAGCCGGCCGAGTTCTGCCTTCCCAGATAACTTATATGAGTGCTTACCAGTCAAGGGCACGGGGACAGCCGAAGCCCTCCTGCAGAACGCCTATCTAGCCATCCACAACGAACTGAGAGGTTTGTCAGGACAGCCACCCGAGGGCTGTGAAATCCCCAAGGTGATCGTCAGCAACCACAATCTGGCTGACACTGTCCAGAACAAGCAGCTGCAAGCTGTCCTTCAGTGGGTGGCTGCCTCAGAGCTCAATGTCCCTATTTTGTACTTCGCTGGTGACGATGAAGGAATCCAGGAGAAG